A stretch of the Taeniopygia guttata chromosome 3, bTaeGut7.mat, whole genome shotgun sequence genome encodes the following:
- the LOC115494687 gene encoding gallinacin-10, which yields MKILYLLFAVFLLLFQATSGSADPLFADTVECRSQGRFCRAGACPPTFAATGTCHGGLLNCCSK from the exons ATGAAGATCCTCTACCTGCTCTTCGctgtcttcctcctcctcttccaggCTACTTCAG GTTCTGCAGACCCTCTTTTTGCTGACACTGTTGAGTGCCGGAGCCAGGGAAGATTCTGCCGTGCTGGGGCGTGCCCACCCACCTTCGCTGCCACAGGGACGTGCCACGGGGGGCTGCTCAACTGCTGCTCCAAGTAG